A stretch of the Aggregatibacter sp. HMT-949 genome encodes the following:
- a CDS encoding ABC transporter permease subunit, with protein MQDKEPDEFRESTSLYQIWLQFRKNRVALFSFYLFFLLILTALFAPFIAPYSDSMEFVGQELMQPSWGEKGKIAFFFGTDDLARDVLSRLIMGARYTLGSSLIVVFLVAIIGGALGIVAGMSDGFKARFLGHIFDAFLSLPILLIAIIISTFMEPSLMNAIISTLLAILPYFIHAIYRAIQQELKKEYVVMLKLDGISDRELLSGTILPNITVTYIQEISRAFVIAILDISALSFISLGAQRPMPEWGAMIKDSLELIYLAPWAVLLPGFAIILTILVSIIFTNGLCKAINQYYE; from the coding sequence ATGCAAGATAAAGAACCTGATGAATTTCGTGAAAGCACGTCGCTCTATCAAATTTGGCTACAGTTTCGTAAAAACCGTGTTGCTCTATTCAGCTTTTACTTATTTTTCTTACTCATTTTAACCGCACTCTTTGCTCCGTTCATCGCGCCTTATAGCGATAGTATGGAATTTGTCGGACAAGAACTAATGCAACCGTCTTGGGGGGAAAAAGGAAAAATCGCCTTTTTCTTCGGCACCGATGATTTAGCCCGCGACGTGTTAAGCCGCCTGATTATGGGCGCACGCTATACCCTTGGTTCTTCGCTTATCGTCGTATTTTTAGTTGCAATTATCGGCGGAGCGTTAGGCATTGTGGCGGGAATGTCGGACGGTTTTAAAGCACGTTTTCTCGGACATATTTTCGATGCCTTCTTATCGCTGCCCATTTTATTAATCGCCATTATTATTTCCACGTTCATGGAACCAAGTTTGATGAACGCGATTATTTCCACCTTATTGGCGATTCTGCCCTATTTTATTCATGCGATTTATCGTGCGATACAACAGGAACTCAAAAAAGAATACGTGGTAATGTTAAAACTTGATGGCATCTCTGATAGAGAACTATTGAGCGGCACAATTTTACCCAACATTACAGTAACTTATATCCAAGAAATTTCACGCGCCTTTGTCATCGCTATTCTTGATATCAGCGCCTTAAGTTTTATTTCCCTCGGGGCGCAACGTCCGATGCCTGAATGGGGTGCGATGATTAAAGATTCCTTAGAACTGATTTATCTCGCGCCTTGGGCAGTATTGCTGCCGGGTTTTGCCATTATCCTCACCATTTTAGTGAGCATTATATTCACCAACGGGTTATGCAAAGCCATTAACCAATATTACGAATAA
- the cls gene encoding cardiolipin synthase, whose amino-acid sequence MNLEHIILVYIIPMLAWLTIISVTLRLLVKKQSSSATLSWLMLIYLVPVIGVLAYLIFGEIKLGSTRADAFRRLHPKYRAWLAHLSEQTDLISMPKNLRYRPLFDLNYRRLGIPCIRGNELHILDTAENIMQSIIEDIRQARHSINMVFYIWSNQGMVENIAQTLLEAQQRGVNIRILLDSVGSRPFLKSKACRELRAQGIEIVETLHVNPFRMFFSRIDLRQHRKIIVIDNQISYTGSMNMVDPAFFKQDRHVGNWVDVMVRVNGAVSAVLNSLHAWDWEIETGVELPLQLPNCPLVSIDDNDTHSVQVIATGPAFPDDLAPQSLALAIYAARESITITSPYFVPSHSIAEALRIAALRGVKVSLVLPKKNDSLMVGWASRTFFDDLLSAGVEIYEFEAGLLHTKSVLIDNKLSLIGTMNMDLRSFFLNFELALAVEDRAFANEVAILHESYIANSELLDKQKWFVRPFYYRIIERLFFLFSPLL is encoded by the coding sequence ATGAATCTTGAGCATATTATACTGGTTTATATCATCCCCATGTTGGCTTGGCTAACCATTATCTCGGTCACCCTGCGTCTCTTAGTGAAAAAACAGTCTTCCTCCGCCACCCTTTCTTGGCTAATGCTGATTTATCTTGTGCCGGTGATCGGCGTGTTAGCCTATTTAATTTTCGGCGAAATAAAACTCGGCAGCACACGCGCCGACGCCTTTCGTCGCTTGCATCCGAAATATCGCGCCTGGCTGGCACATTTATCCGAGCAAACCGATTTAATCAGTATGCCGAAAAACCTGCGATATCGACCGCTCTTCGATCTTAATTATCGTCGTTTGGGCATTCCTTGTATTCGCGGCAACGAGCTACATATTCTCGACACGGCAGAAAACATCATGCAGAGCATTATCGAGGATATTCGGCAAGCGCGGCATTCTATCAATATGGTATTTTATATTTGGTCGAATCAAGGCATGGTGGAAAATATCGCGCAAACCTTGCTTGAAGCGCAACAACGAGGAGTGAACATTCGTATTTTGCTTGATTCTGTGGGCAGTCGTCCGTTTTTGAAAAGCAAAGCCTGTCGTGAGCTGCGCGCACAAGGCATCGAAATTGTGGAAACCTTGCACGTTAATCCGTTTCGAATGTTTTTTAGCCGCATCGACTTGCGTCAACATCGCAAAATTATCGTTATCGATAATCAAATTTCCTACACCGGCAGCATGAATATGGTCGATCCGGCGTTTTTCAAGCAAGACCGCCACGTGGGAAATTGGGTGGATGTGATGGTGCGCGTAAACGGCGCGGTGTCTGCCGTGTTAAACAGTTTGCATGCGTGGGACTGGGAAATCGAAACGGGTGTAGAACTGCCGCTGCAGTTGCCGAATTGTCCACTTGTATCGATTGACGACAATGACACCCATTCAGTGCAAGTCATCGCCACCGGCCCTGCGTTTCCGGACGATCTCGCGCCACAAAGTTTAGCGCTGGCAATTTATGCCGCACGCGAAAGTATCACAATTACATCGCCTTATTTCGTGCCAAGCCACAGCATCGCCGAAGCCTTACGTATCGCAGCGTTACGCGGCGTAAAAGTTTCCTTGGTACTGCCAAAGAAAAACGATTCCTTAATGGTCGGCTGGGCAAGTCGTACGTTTTTTGACGATTTACTTTCCGCCGGCGTAGAAATCTACGAATTTGAAGCGGGATTGTTGCACACCAAAAGCGTGTTAATCGACAACAAGCTCTCACTCATCGGCACCATGAACATGGATTTGCGCAGTTTCTTCTTAAATTTCGAACTGGCCCTTGCAGTTGAAGATCGCGCGTTTGCTAACGAAGTAGCGATTTTGCACGAAAGTTACATTGCCAATTCGGAATTGCTCGACAAACAAAAATGGTTCGTCCGCCCATTTTATTATCGCATTATCGAACGCTTGTTCTTTTTGTTCAGTCCGTTGTTGTAA
- a CDS encoding ABC transporter permease, producing the protein MLWSALRHLLWAALLLLILTLLSFAILMRDPLNAALVTNNIYSSYFHYLGALLEGDLGITYNGGQSLKSLIFTVLPPTLELCFSALLLAVILSIPLGILSALNNQGIFSKSLQALSYVGLSIPIFWLAPILLYAAAIYGWEISASGQYNLLYEIKPISGFPVIDVWFTDVPYRTKIVQSVLQHLALPTLVLGILPTMEIIRIIQQRAEIILQQNYTKVAITRGWSKWTILQRYVFRNTFPLLIPQITRVFTLVLTQCMLVETALGWPGIGRWLINAVTNQDYNSISAGVIVLGICIIVIDSLAKTLMFMLDPFNKKGWYAR; encoded by the coding sequence ATGTTGTGGTCCGCATTACGCCATCTGCTTTGGGCGGCCTTGTTATTGTTGATTTTAACGCTGCTTAGCTTCGCCATCTTAATGCGTGATCCACTCAATGCCGCCCTTGTTACAAATAATATTTACAGCAGTTATTTTCATTATCTCGGCGCCTTATTAGAGGGGGATTTAGGCATCACCTATAACGGCGGACAATCGCTAAAATCGCTAATTTTTACGGTGTTACCGCCGACTTTAGAACTTTGTTTTAGCGCACTTCTGCTTGCAGTAATTTTAAGTATTCCTTTGGGAATTTTAAGTGCGCTCAATAATCAAGGCATTTTTTCGAAAAGTCTGCAAGCCCTTTCCTATGTGGGGTTATCTATTCCTATTTTCTGGCTGGCGCCAATTTTGCTTTACGCGGCAGCAATTTATGGTTGGGAAATTTCCGCCAGCGGGCAATATAATTTGCTTTATGAAATCAAACCGATCAGCGGTTTTCCGGTGATTGACGTGTGGTTTACGGACGTGCCTTACCGCACTAAAATTGTGCAAAGCGTGTTGCAACATCTTGCATTACCAACCTTAGTCTTAGGTATTTTGCCGACTATGGAAATAATTCGCATCATTCAACAACGCGCGGAGATCATTCTGCAACAAAATTACACTAAAGTCGCCATTACGCGCGGCTGGTCGAAATGGACAATTTTGCAACGTTACGTCTTTCGCAATACGTTTCCGCTATTAATTCCGCAAATTACCCGCGTATTCACTTTAGTACTCACCCAATGTATGCTGGTGGAGACCGCATTGGGCTGGCCCGGCATCGGGCGCTGGCTTATCAATGCGGTGACCAATCAAGATTACAACAGTATTTCCGCCGGCGTAATTGTGTTGGGCATTTGCATTATTGTCATCGACTCTCTTGCCAAAACGCTTATGTTTATGCTTGATCCGTTTAATAAGAAAGGTTGGTATGCAAGATAA
- a CDS encoding oligopeptide/dipeptide ABC transporter ATP-binding protein, protein MALLDIRNLNIEIKTSSGRIKIVDGVNLTLNEGEILGLVGESGSGKSLIAKVIGNAIKEDWIITADRFRFDDVELLKLPPAKRRKLVGKEISMIFQDPLTCLDPSRRIGKQLIQSIPNWTFRGKWWHWFGWKKRRAIELLHRVGIKEHKDIMASYPNELTEGEGQKVMIAIAVANQPRLLIADEPTNTLESITARQVYRLLASMNQNQGTSILLASNDIRSICELCDGISVLYCGQNTESAPTQALLDSPHHPYTQALIHSVPDFTQALAFKSKLGALEGTVPILEQMPVGCRLGPRCPFAQKQCIQKPARQRIKQHEFSCHFPINLRERRTKENVATSPLTLSAEPNNKE, encoded by the coding sequence ATGGCACTTCTAGACATCCGCAATCTCAATATCGAAATTAAAACGTCAAGCGGCCGCATTAAAATCGTAGATGGTGTAAATTTAACCCTCAACGAAGGCGAAATCTTGGGTCTTGTGGGCGAATCCGGCTCCGGTAAAAGTTTAATCGCCAAAGTCATCGGTAACGCCATCAAAGAAGACTGGATTATCACCGCCGATCGCTTTCGTTTTGATGATGTGGAATTACTCAAGCTCCCACCGGCGAAACGACGTAAATTAGTGGGCAAAGAAATTTCTATGATCTTCCAAGATCCACTTACCTGTTTAGACCCGAGCCGAAGAATCGGTAAACAATTAATACAAAGTATTCCAAATTGGACATTTCGCGGTAAATGGTGGCATTGGTTCGGCTGGAAAAAACGTCGCGCCATCGAACTGTTGCATCGGGTAGGAATAAAAGAACACAAAGATATTATGGCAAGCTACCCGAACGAACTTACTGAAGGCGAAGGCCAAAAAGTGATGATCGCCATTGCGGTGGCGAATCAACCACGTTTATTGATTGCTGACGAACCAACCAATACGTTGGAATCCATCACTGCGCGCCAAGTTTACCGCCTGCTTGCCAGCATGAACCAAAACCAAGGTACCAGCATTCTATTAGCAAGTAATGATATCCGCAGTATCTGCGAACTTTGCGACGGGATTTCAGTACTCTATTGTGGTCAAAACACGGAATCGGCGCCGACTCAAGCTTTATTAGACTCACCGCACCACCCTTATACTCAGGCATTAATTCATTCAGTACCGGATTTCACCCAAGCACTCGCCTTTAAAAGCAAACTAGGAGCGCTAGAAGGCACCGTACCAATTTTAGAACAAATGCCGGTGGGCTGCCGATTAGGCCCGCGTTGTCCGTTTGCGCAAAAACAATGCATTCAAAAACCGGCGCGTCAACGCATTAAACAACACGAATTTTCCTGCCATTTTCCGATTAACTTACGCGAAAGACGCACTAAAGAAAACGTTGCAACTTCACCGCTCACGCTATCCGCCGAGCCCAACAATAAGGAATAA
- a CDS encoding YcjX family protein, giving the protein MLNTLQKELNQIINRGFDRNLRLAVTGLSRSGKTAFITSLINQLLSVNQTSPNHLPLFEAARNGSILAVKRVPQNDFSVPRFDYEANLNDLLQRPPHWCRSTRGVSETRLAIRFQRQSGLLRHVKERGTLYLDIFDYPGEWLLDLPLLNLDFQQWSLEQHQITQGVRAELAQPWLAALKKLDLNAVANEDVLAKLAKSYTDYLHQCKEQGMQFIQPGRFVLPGELEGAPALQFFPLVHVSEADWKRLKKDAKSNSYFALLTKRYDYYRNKVVKGFYEQYFSTFDRQVILADCLTPLNHGRQAFLDMQAGLNGLFKNFHYGSRNFLTRLFSPRIDKLMFIATKADHITSDQMPNLVSLMRQLVQEGGRHAEFAGIDTEYVAIAAIRATKQVIVNQNGKQIKAIQGVRSKDKQLITLYPGSVPSKLPNQEFWQKRANFGGENGTGVHFEFDHFEPQPLEQGDVIPHLRIDAVLQFLLGDRFE; this is encoded by the coding sequence ATGCTTAACACCCTCCAAAAAGAACTCAATCAAATCATTAACCGCGGGTTTGACCGCAACTTACGCTTGGCGGTAACCGGTTTAAGCCGTAGTGGAAAAACCGCATTTATTACCAGCTTGATCAATCAACTGTTATCCGTTAATCAAACTTCACCAAATCATTTGCCATTATTCGAAGCGGCGCGCAACGGTTCGATTTTGGCGGTAAAACGTGTGCCACAGAATGATTTTAGCGTACCGCGTTTTGATTATGAGGCTAATTTAAACGATCTGCTCCAACGGCCACCGCATTGGTGCCGCTCCACACGAGGTGTGAGTGAAACCCGTTTAGCAATCCGTTTTCAGCGTCAATCCGGTTTGCTGCGTCATGTGAAAGAGCGCGGCACGCTTTATTTGGATATTTTTGATTATCCGGGCGAATGGTTGTTGGATTTACCGTTGCTTAATTTGGATTTCCAACAATGGTCGCTGGAACAGCATCAAATTACACAGGGCGTACGGGCGGAATTAGCGCAACCTTGGTTGGCGGCGCTCAAAAAATTGGATCTCAATGCGGTTGCGAATGAAGATGTTTTAGCCAAACTCGCCAAAAGTTATACCGATTATCTCCATCAATGCAAAGAGCAAGGCATGCAATTTATTCAGCCGGGACGTTTTGTTTTGCCGGGAGAATTGGAAGGCGCGCCGGCGTTGCAATTTTTCCCATTGGTACATGTGTCGGAAGCTGACTGGAAAAGATTGAAAAAAGATGCCAAATCAAACAGTTATTTTGCACTCTTGACTAAACGTTACGATTATTATCGCAATAAAGTCGTGAAAGGTTTCTATGAGCAGTATTTTTCCACATTTGATCGCCAAGTGATTTTGGCGGATTGCTTAACGCCGTTGAATCACGGCCGACAAGCATTTTTAGATATGCAAGCCGGGCTGAACGGGCTGTTTAAAAATTTCCATTACGGTAGCCGCAATTTTTTGACCCGTTTATTTTCCCCGCGCATTGATAAATTGATGTTTATCGCCACTAAAGCGGATCATATCACGAGCGATCAAATGCCGAATTTAGTCAGTTTGATGCGCCAATTAGTGCAAGAGGGCGGTCGCCATGCGGAATTTGCAGGCATTGATACGGAATATGTCGCCATCGCCGCTATTCGTGCCACCAAACAAGTCATTGTGAATCAAAACGGCAAACAAATTAAGGCGATTCAAGGTGTACGTTCGAAAGATAAGCAGCTCATTACTCTTTATCCGGGCAGCGTGCCAAGCAAATTGCCAAATCAAGAATTTTGGCAAAAACGTGCAAATTTTGGCGGTGAAAACGGGACGGGCGTGCATTTTGAATTTGATCATTTTGAGCCGCAACCGCTTGAACAAGGCGACGTAATTCCACATCTACGGATAGATGCGGTGTTGCAGTTTTTGCTAGGCGATCGATTTGAGTAA
- a CDS encoding TIGR01621 family pseudouridine synthase has product MTFEILLKRRDFIIIYKPCGMSVHKDGAEVGLTELIARQLGVAQVWLVHRLDKVTSGLLLLALNAESAAALSRLFAEHRIEKTYLALSGQKPKKKEGLIIGDMRKVRNGAWKLCQGRENPAITRFQSVSCEANLRLFVLQPKTGKTHQLRVAMKSLGSPILGDVLYGKNDSAFDRTYLHAARLQFEFNGETFDVFAAPQEGAWWRKASVLAKMAEKPFLGNAQISV; this is encoded by the coding sequence ATGACATTTGAAATTCTTTTAAAACGACGCGATTTTATCATCATTTACAAGCCTTGTGGCATGAGCGTGCATAAAGACGGGGCTGAGGTCGGACTCACCGAGCTTATTGCGCGGCAGCTGGGAGTCGCGCAGGTATGGTTGGTGCATCGCTTGGATAAAGTGACATCGGGCTTGTTGCTCCTCGCCCTCAATGCCGAAAGCGCGGCGGCACTTTCCCGACTGTTCGCAGAGCACCGCATTGAAAAAACTTACCTCGCCTTAAGTGGGCAAAAGCCGAAAAAGAAGGAAGGTCTCATTATCGGTGATATGCGAAAAGTCAGAAATGGCGCATGGAAATTGTGCCAAGGTCGCGAAAACCCGGCGATTACGCGATTTCAGTCGGTCAGTTGTGAAGCAAATTTGCGTTTATTTGTTTTGCAACCGAAAACCGGTAAAACTCACCAATTACGCGTCGCCATGAAAAGCCTCGGCAGCCCGATTTTAGGCGATGTGCTTTACGGTAAAAATGACTCGGCGTTTGATCGGACTTATTTGCACGCGGCTCGTCTGCAATTCGAATTTAACGGCGAAACATTTGATGTGTTTGCTGCGCCGCAAGAGGGAGCATGGTGGCGGAAAGCAAGCGTTCTGGCCAAAATGGCCGAAAAGCCGTTTTTAGGAAACGCGCAAATCTCTGTATAA
- a CDS encoding VirK/YbjX family protein — protein MTNISFPTYAQMYPYSKDRPLAKQLREKLRYYAYRFLHQKQCDQLIEFLNQKNQWKLLFTRDYYRFNPLLSTYCDKRFSAQQRFEAITQNLNIAEQKLGLSLCERLLKEQVILISRLSNDLTLNLSINEIDPFEGYFAINIRNQKDERIYDASFTFLAPNQLLIASMQGPRHGNTQELVKQATKDLHGVRPMFMLMNVFRELAKHWQCELVGIPHKSQGKYRLSARSKILFDYDEFWQENQGVYHAPYWQLPLEIERKPLEDIVSKKRSMYRKRYEMLDSLANDIRQRLS, from the coding sequence ATGACTAACATTTCCTTTCCGACTTACGCGCAAATGTATCCTTATTCCAAAGACCGCCCTTTAGCGAAACAATTGCGCGAGAAGCTTCGTTACTATGCGTACCGTTTTCTTCACCAAAAACAATGTGATCAACTGATTGAATTTTTAAATCAAAAAAATCAATGGAAGTTACTTTTTACGCGAGATTATTATCGTTTCAATCCCTTATTGAGCACTTATTGCGACAAACGTTTTTCTGCTCAGCAACGATTCGAGGCGATTACGCAAAATCTGAATATTGCAGAGCAAAAATTGGGTTTGAGCTTATGCGAGCGATTGCTTAAAGAACAAGTAATTTTAATCAGCCGATTAAGTAACGATCTTACGCTGAATTTAAGCATTAATGAAATCGATCCTTTCGAGGGCTACTTCGCCATCAACATTCGAAATCAAAAAGACGAGCGCATTTATGATGCCTCTTTTACTTTCTTGGCGCCGAATCAATTACTTATCGCGTCCATGCAAGGCCCGCGCCACGGCAATACGCAAGAATTGGTGAAACAAGCTACCAAAGATTTACACGGCGTGCGCCCGATGTTTATGCTAATGAATGTATTTCGCGAACTGGCAAAACATTGGCAATGCGAGTTAGTCGGTATTCCGCATAAATCGCAAGGCAAATATCGGCTTTCCGCACGCAGTAAGATTTTGTTTGATTACGACGAATTCTGGCAAGAAAATCAAGGCGTTTACCACGCGCCTTATTGGCAACTGCCACTGGAAATCGAACGCAAACCGCTCGAAGATATCGTCAGCAAAAAACGTTCCATGTATCGCAAACGTTATGAAATGCTGGATTCCTTAGCGAACGATATTCGGCAACGTCTAAGTTAA
- a CDS encoding ABC transporter substrate-binding protein has protein sequence MLRLNLTFLCFLLNTSLLSQVQAAPRVPQSLTENGLIYCTNASGFSFNPQTADAGTSMNVVTEQIYNKLFEIKNHSATVTPSLATSYSISDDGKTILINLRKGVKFHHTPWFTPTRDFNAEDVVFSINRVLGHDTYLPILNQDNPTHDKNPQYRVFHEQAKKVRFPYFDSIKLNQKIKSVSAVNPYLVKIELFEPDSSILSHLASQYAIIFSQEYTYQLSADDNLAQLDTHPVGTGPYQVQDYVYNQYVRLLRNDNYWNKDAKIQHIVVDLSSDRTGRLVKFFNNECQIAAYPEVSQLGLLHDNDERYYLQSADGMNLSYLAFNFNKPLMQDVQIRQAISRSINRARIVRNIYHNTATVANNIIPNVSWASGVNTPEFDFDYSPKQAKKILQDKKLHLTMWVLNEEQMYNPSPLKTAELIKWDLAQAGVEVKVRSVTRTFLLEQLNHATEDYDMILTGWLAGNLDPDGFMRPILSCDTKNEVANLSNWCNPKFNELMDNALTSTALSDRAKDYNAAQDLVLNELPIIPIANVKRFLVASSKVKGVQVTPFGSMNFSTLYFTKEKK, from the coding sequence ATGTTGCGCCTAAACCTGACATTTCTTTGTTTCCTGTTAAATACGAGCTTGTTATCGCAAGTTCAAGCAGCGCCGCGCGTACCGCAAAGTTTAACGGAAAACGGACTGATTTATTGCACCAATGCGTCGGGTTTTTCTTTTAATCCGCAAACGGCGGATGCCGGCACCAGTATGAATGTGGTGACGGAGCAAATTTATAACAAATTATTTGAAATTAAAAATCATAGTGCGACGGTGACGCCTTCTTTAGCGACGTCCTATTCAATTTCCGACGATGGCAAAACGATTTTAATTAATTTACGCAAAGGCGTGAAATTTCACCACACCCCATGGTTTACGCCGACGCGTGATTTTAATGCGGAAGATGTGGTGTTTTCTATTAATCGTGTACTCGGGCACGACACTTACCTGCCAATTTTGAATCAAGATAATCCGACGCATGATAAAAATCCACAATATCGCGTATTCCATGAACAAGCGAAAAAAGTGCGTTTTCCGTATTTCGACAGCATCAAATTAAACCAAAAAATTAAATCTGTCAGTGCGGTGAATCCTTATTTAGTCAAGATTGAATTATTTGAGCCGGATTCCTCAATTTTGTCCCATCTTGCCAGCCAATACGCCATTATTTTTTCACAAGAATATACCTATCAATTAAGCGCCGATGATAACCTTGCCCAATTAGATACACATCCCGTCGGCACGGGGCCTTATCAAGTACAGGATTATGTTTATAACCAATATGTGCGTTTATTACGCAACGACAATTACTGGAACAAAGACGCAAAAATCCAGCATATCGTAGTGGATCTTTCCTCTGATAGAACCGGACGCCTCGTTAAATTTTTCAATAATGAATGCCAAATCGCCGCTTATCCGGAAGTGAGTCAACTTGGCCTGTTGCACGATAATGACGAACGCTATTATCTACAATCGGCGGACGGCATGAATTTGTCTTATTTGGCGTTTAACTTTAATAAACCATTGATGCAAGACGTACAGATTCGTCAAGCAATTTCCCGAAGCATTAACCGCGCACGTATTGTACGTAACATTTATCACAACACTGCAACGGTGGCTAATAACATCATCCCGAACGTCTCTTGGGCGTCCGGTGTAAACACACCGGAATTTGATTTTGATTACTCGCCGAAACAAGCAAAAAAAATATTGCAAGATAAAAAATTGCATTTAACTATGTGGGTACTCAATGAAGAGCAAATGTATAACCCATCGCCGCTTAAAACGGCAGAATTGATTAAATGGGATTTAGCGCAAGCGGGTGTGGAAGTAAAAGTTCGCTCGGTTACTCGCACATTTCTGTTAGAACAACTCAATCACGCGACGGAAGATTACGATATGATCCTTACCGGTTGGTTGGCCGGAAACCTTGATCCGGACGGTTTTATGCGCCCAATTTTAAGTTGCGATACGAAAAATGAAGTGGCTAATTTATCTAACTGGTGCAATCCGAAGTTTAATGAGCTGATGGATAACGCGCTCACCAGCACCGCATTGAGCGACCGCGCCAAAGATTACAATGCGGCACAGGATTTAGTGTTAAATGAATTACCGATCATACCGATTGCGAACGTCAAGCGTTTTTTAGTGGCAAGCAGCAAAGTGAAAGGCGTACAAGTAACTCCGTTCGGCAGCATGAACTTCTCGACGCTTTACTTTACCAAGGAGAAAAAATAA
- a CDS encoding TIGR01620 family protein: MEKQIFNQNNEIEAETFRPKQQFTHVEIIPDETLEGDSLDDQFERSITPQSGIWKTLLKLTALLFGTATLAQSVQWIWDSWQNQQWIYLAFSLVSLVIVLFAIKEIFGEWRRLVRLKKRERLQQQSRLLWRSDADIAGFNAVPDRPFEYQDGEQGKALCLAMVEALQLDNQSPTVVQWQNQLDDAYTAQEVAQLFSRNVLKPFDAKAKKLIGKMAAESAVVVAISPLALVDIFFVAWRNLRLINNIAEIYGIELGYWNRIRLLRMVLLNIAFAGVTEMVQDVGLDWLSQDLTAKLSARAAQGIGVGLLTARLGVKAMEFCRPLAFQQNEKPKLSHIQKELLTTVKDAVLNKKVKEKEVV; the protein is encoded by the coding sequence ATGGAAAAGCAAATTTTCAATCAGAATAATGAAATCGAGGCGGAAACCTTTCGCCCGAAACAACAATTTACTCATGTGGAAATTATTCCCGATGAAACCTTAGAAGGCGACTCGCTTGACGACCAATTCGAGCGTTCAATAACGCCGCAATCCGGCATTTGGAAAACCTTGCTGAAACTAACCGCACTTTTGTTCGGTACGGCGACATTGGCGCAATCGGTGCAGTGGATTTGGGACAGTTGGCAAAATCAGCAATGGATTTATTTGGCATTTTCGTTGGTAAGTCTTGTCATCGTGTTATTCGCTATCAAAGAAATCTTCGGCGAATGGCGTCGTTTAGTGCGCCTGAAAAAACGCGAACGGTTGCAGCAACAAAGCCGCTTACTATGGCGCTCTGATGCCGATATAGCGGGCTTCAATGCGGTGCCGGATCGCCCCTTCGAATATCAAGACGGCGAACAAGGTAAAGCACTTTGTTTAGCGATGGTGGAAGCGTTGCAGTTAGATAATCAATCGCCCACCGTTGTGCAATGGCAAAATCAGCTCGATGACGCCTATACCGCACAAGAAGTGGCGCAACTGTTTAGCCGAAATGTGCTTAAACCGTTTGATGCTAAAGCGAAAAAATTGATTGGCAAAATGGCGGCAGAATCTGCCGTGGTGGTGGCGATTAGCCCGTTAGCCTTGGTGGATATATTTTTTGTGGCGTGGCGCAATTTGCGTTTGATCAATAACATCGCCGAGATTTATGGCATCGAACTTGGCTATTGGAACCGCATTCGGTTGTTGCGCATGGTGTTGCTGAATATCGCTTTTGCAGGTGTAACCGAAATGGTGCAGGATGTCGGACTGGATTGGCTTTCACAAGATCTCACTGCCAAACTTTCAGCACGTGCGGCGCAGGGAATTGGCGTCGGTCTATTAACCGCGCGGCTTGGCGTGAAAGCCATGGAATTTTGTCGTCCGCTTGCTTTTCAACAAAATGAAAAACCAAAACTTTCTCATATTCAAAAAGAACTGCTCACCACGGTTAAAGATGCGGTGCTAAATAAGAAAGTGAAGGAAAAAGAAGTGGTGTAA